gttgaagtccgatatgaagtgcgatatgaccaaagaacttggggtacaaattctggccaacagcctttagctttgtccaagctggttttcaaagtgcgcttgattattttgttgatggcctcaacttgtccattagactggggatgagctggagaggcaaagcataagttgatgttgaacttagagcagaacaacctgaacttcttgttgtcaaactgtcgcccattgtcagtgactatcgcattgggaatgccgaatctacaaaggatgttcttccacacgaagtcttctatctttgcctcagtaatggttgccaagggttctacttcggcccactttgtgaagtagtccactgcaacgactgcgtaacagactttgcccttccctgccggcattgggccgatcaaatcaagtccccactgggcgaagggccaagggctgatcataggagtaagaggctctggaggggaatgaggaatagttgcatatcgttgacatttgtcacatgagcgggatactttgatggcatcctggtggagtgttggccagtaatatccttggcgaaaagtcttgtgtgctagggaccgagatccagcatgatctccacagactccctcatgtatttcccgaaggacgatttccgcctcggcaggcgtaagacaccttaagtatggcaggctaaaacctcgctattgtggcgatacccttgacgcgggtttgacccactgcattgactgcctgggggcgagcgctattgtggcgatacccttggttatcgggatagtgtcccttactctttttactgaaaggagagtggtgaggatggaaatccttcctcttgccttgaaattgatatgtctgttgattcggtgaagcattatgcaaggcatggggaggtgccactgctgtttggaaagtcgaggtcttctcatttaggtgagtctggcttccaccgcccacttgttgataaaggatggttgtagggggtttctcctgatatgtctttgcctcggcggatgcatggttataagcctgcgccatcacctcagagtaagtcttccaagtattggcattgatcatgtatttaaagaaacaatcacgtaggcctgccgtgaaggctttgagggcagtcttgtcgtctgcctcggcacaccgggagtattcatggctgaagcggccaacatacatacgtaatgactcgtctggcttctggcggatagtgtacaagtcatctgcagagtgcaagcgatcggtttggaaaatgtgttgggaaacaaatagtttcctcaattcctcaaatgaatctaccgtctcaggtgtaagacgacaataccaatttagagcttcactagagagggtggaggggaagagaagacatcgctcttcgtcggtgtgcatccggtatgccatggtggattcaaagaggttaaggtgctcaatcgggttctcttttccagtataaagttgcaagccaagcttttgctttgtctttgcttgaaggggggtgttgaggatcctccttgtaagagggccaggcctgggttggttccagtcaggtatttcagcctgacgttcagccttcaacttgtttacttcctcaagaagttgtaggacaagggggtcctgagcggagttatgtgtcactggagctttctttcgtaaatctccatctcctcttggaattaggaaggtttgatcaagggcatgtgatttttccctggactcgctgtactggcttccagggtatgtctgtcggaacacctctgagtcccctgtaccctcatgtctctctgggacttgttgccccttccccaaattggtggccggcttgggccgtggcaggggaccgagtctctcagaaatccttgggtcattaatctttgagcttatatggatggaattctctc
Above is a window of Malus sylvestris chromosome 15, drMalSylv7.2, whole genome shotgun sequence DNA encoding:
- the LOC126604968 gene encoding uncharacterized protein LOC126604968 — its product is MGSEGSHSTQNDTPLAHSAKQRKKEGKRVLLQAKVDELEAQNNKIAIRNEVLQEQYEKLFETLHEARQAQTRELVAPVEVNHQLGALQHGGSHAFDIDIPDREQITPRLDNQHEASLNPVASTRTMRSGGRHLFAEGAEGSKAVFRDCRDFLKQRRENSIHISSKINDPRISERLGPLPRPKPATNLGKGQQVPERHEGTGDSEVFRQTYPGSQYSESREKSHALDQTFLIPRGDGDLRKKAPVTHNSAQDPLVLQLLEEVNKLKAERQAEIPDWNQPRPGPLTRRILNTPLQAKTKQKLGLQLYTGKENPIEHLNLFESTMAYRMHTDEERCLLFPSTLSSEALNWYCRLTPETVDSFEELRKLFVSQHIFQTDRLHSADDLYTIRQKPDESLRMYVGRFSHEYSRCAEADDKTALKAFTAGLRDCFFKYMINANTWKTYSEVMAQAYNHASAEAKTYQEKPPTTILYQQVGGGSQTHLNEKTSTFQTAVAPPHALHNASPNQQTYQFQGKRKDFHPHHSPFSKKSKGHYPDNQGYRHNSARPQAVNAVGQTRVKGIATIARF